In Penaeus monodon isolate SGIC_2016 chromosome 41, NSTDA_Pmon_1, whole genome shotgun sequence, a single genomic region encodes these proteins:
- the LOC119598228 gene encoding uncharacterized protein LOC119598228 isoform X1: protein MWANQAWASGTVPGAPTGQDKISALQQQAQQYAAFQQQREQQWPPSAQSAVNPWVWGQSGVYGMYNMYGNPAAGVLPMMSVPPPTYQSNNIPQYNAPPPEVPPPPPEDPPPPPPPDEDKDKLGKDGTKGSALDNKAALMSEKKEDSKSQEKPDEGKTPDNQATESRTNPADSKEPTQGPQQENMESEAKRQRLEGQDPANPQGFNSIQGEQGGSWGNPFTPAGNQHDSGQGKGNWHPRGGMGRGNNRMPWNNNPGGNNMNQPWGPYNQGPDNSGRIPQEQGNRNIANYAQDSARGGFGDNRGIISGGGHGLLNQPNDMQQVNPELELDEENDEDLKEFDRRSENWERQFTQWREQNKNHPDKTALNRYDEDWKRWRQELSQKREEIKKKKLEKLQEEANKNVDSSTNQSVQSPANVGTTAATKEPSNSWQQDQERGNATFGQGPERRDLNQPANSRGFNDENQLGVNQNQMGRGRGGFNRGGMGPDHNLGGYNQQGRGRDDQGNENSAWGGMGQFDPNRGFDPTNQGGFDQFNQGRGGFSNFRGRGGFNQPNSGRGRFNQSDQNEGLQQNNVSQDNQPLGGLNQDRQNQGSSGMRGFGRGGFDRGRGGFSQRGRGQGMFNNQGLGPEPTQQEESAMWNKDQDDRIQGGFNQDPHNRGGFNTNNRGQGNFDQDDRDMRNYDENERIQQDSGRGRGSFDMRGRGRGNFDQGGRGYDHGSRGWGDLDQTGRNPGNFNQSDRGFGDYENNNKGRGGFNQSGRGRGGFEHSERGWGNFDQDGRGMGGFDQDSRGRGNFNQRGRGGFDQGGRGTPGGFDQGERGSNFFDQSGKGRGERGPFDHERSQEGFDQGRRGPGDFDMGARGRGGFDQGARGGRGGFDQGGRGRGNSNFNNQDHSNFGRGRDFGQRGGNQFGPGRGGSSGMPDQSMHDGPTDAFGENKPNAGQGWNNNTDRWQGNNPPWGPGGRGGFSGPGNRGRGSGRWDGRDEGGQGRNSNMGPNRGQDPAWWNSGSRESLLEQNSGSQLTGKDDQRKGDKSSFGFGMNEPSTIPGLDLPDTQAPTENKNMTPNQKNPVSAKTVFHDQEDEKIDVKLGAERLHIGPIGVPHSKEKFTLPEDWYDDEEENEHKDTENKEEASRTEEPVHSENKKDEPFEQGFKGQQNAGFGMPDRDMQQGPWQGDRRDRPMYGQDFEGQQKPGFGMPDRDMHSPWQGDNRDRPPFRQGPMDPQRPNRPESNPRAPDTVMHERWGNREEDPRQERFPRDAGPKGRWGEGYDRHWDDRYPGRGGPDDRYRDDPYYNRWDNYGDRRGQEPLWRDERDPYYEDRYGRGSKDYYDWPPRDRDYYDRERDRFYQDGRGPRGSFERNEPSFGTEPRNFHERDRRNSFDREGREFFDRDRRDPYYRGDRDDFGRDSRDWSAQAVENRTVVDYGHSGPGSGGMKMPPSEASPFGMGADMPKQGQANIPEHVRRDPSFRMGSDDRRDNRRLENSPRPPNLDRSHSRSPSKSSSSKQMKPSESGHTPPLNQASKEQDEIGDVVTIEDLVSVPGRFMRPPKMVIILRGPPGSGKTTLAKMIKDREVENGGNPPRILCLDDYFMVETEKMTTDPDTGRKVKTKIMEYEFEPELEESYRMSLIKSFKRQVDDGFFPFIIVDCIHNKVKHFAEMATHAKKCNFEVYIGELEVDQSICHRRNTHNHSREHIQNIIRQWEKTPASYTRVDLTPFIQDAAIEEVEMEDSMEPAATDKEKKEDVEDEDEDKEAFKKVCHSGAALENHRTGNHHNVSKRLNPPQVKNMAYNQSNSSGSAKKPGSGQRSSGAIENKQSNLNKWVNQPVPQKSDSLSQQGVGKIGPSQNENSKKDKNQVKPNQVDKKQGVVNPAQSEASAKDQGKQESTSVKKEPERSGNVLQKTGKGGDKRNSIQAGSQQVGGQRVAGQMGAMSWALGNQSVSWGGLARGFSWSAARLSGVSWGMMGGATPRGGRGGGVSWGTAGRGRLS from the exons ATGTGGGCTAACCAAGCGTGGGCGTCGGGAACTGTCCCCGGCGCTCCTACGGGACAG GATAAGATTAGTGCATTGCAACAACAAGCTCAGCAGTATGCAGCCTTTCAGCAGCAACGTGAGCAGCAATGGCCACCATCGGCTCAATCTGCGGTCAATCCATGGGTGTGGGGACAGTCTGGG gtgtaTGGAATGTACAACATGTACGGGAACCCAGCAGCTGGTGTTCTTCCAATGATGTCGGTTCCACCTCCAACATACCAGTCCAACAACATCCCCCAGTACAATGCACCTCCCCCTGAGGTGCCCCCACCACCCCCAGaggatcctcctcctccaccgccaccaGATGAGGACAAGGACAAATTGGGGAAGGATGGCACGAAGGGTTCAGCATTAGATAACAAAGCCGCTCTTATGTCTGAGAAAAAGGAGGACAGCAAGTCACAGGAGAAGCCAGACGAGGGGAAGACCCCTGACAATCAGGCCACAGAATCAAGGACCAATCCTGCTGATAGTAAGGAACCAACCCAAGGCCCCCAACAAGAGAACATGGAATCCGAGGCCAAAAGACAGAGACTTGAGGGACAGGACCCCGCCAACCCACAGGGCTTCAACTCCATCCAGGGTGAGCAAGGTGGCAGCTGGGGGAATCCCTTCACACCAGCCGGCAATCAGCATGACAGCGGCCAAGGCAAGGGGAACTGGCACCCTAGAGGAGGAATGGGACGAGGGAATAACCGCATGCCTTGGAATAACAATCCTGGAGGAAACAATATGAACCAGCCTTGGGGACCATACAACCAGGGACCAGACAACAGTGGAAGGATTCCCCAAGAGCAAGGCAACAGGAATATTGCCAATTATGCCCAAGATTCAGCAAGAGGAGGGTTTGGTGATAACAGAGGAA TTATTTCCGGAGGTGGCCATGGACTCCTAAATCAGCCAAATGATATGCAACAAGTGAACCCAGAATTGGAATTGGACGAAgag AATGATGAAGACTTGAAAGAATTTGATAGACGGTCTGAAAACTGGGAAAGGCAGTTCACACAGTGGCGAgagcaaaataaaaatcatcCCGATAAGACTGCACTTAACAG GTATGATGAGGACTGGAAGAGATGGCGCCAGGAACTCTCACAAAAACGTgaagaaattaagaagaaaaaattggaaaagttaCAGGAAGAGGCAAATAAGAATGTTGATTCTTCCACCAACCAGAGTGTCCAGTCCCCAGCCAATGTAGGTACCACAGCTGCTACCAAAGAACCTTCCAACAGTTGGCAGCAGGATCAG GAGAGAGGAAATGCTACGTTTGGCCAGGGGCCGGAGAGAAGAGACCTAAACCAACCAGCCAACTCCAGAGGCTTCAATGACGAAAACCAGTTGGGAGTTAATCAAAACCAAATGGGTAGAGGACGTGGAGGATTCAACAGGGGTGGCATGGGTCCTGACCACAATCTTGGGGGTTACAACCAGCAGGGCCGAGGCAGGGATGACCAGGGAAACGAGAACTCTGCCTGGGGCGGAATGGGACAGTTTGACCCGAATCGAGGTTTTGATCCCACCAACCAAGGGGGATTTGACCAGTTCAATCAGGGCAGAGGAGGGTTCTCCAATTtccgaggaagaggaggattcaACCAGCCAAATAGTGGAAGAGGAAGATTCAATCAGTCTGACCAAAATGAGGGGCTTCAGCAGAACAATGTTAGCCAAGACAATCAGCCATTAGGTGGATTGAATCAAGACAGACAAAATCAAGGTAGTTCTGGAATGAGAGGCTTTGGACGAGGAGGATTTGACCGTGGACGAGGGGGATTCAGCCAAAGAGGGAGAGGTCAAGGAATGTTCAATAACCAGGGCCTTGGGCCAGAACCAACCCAGCAAGAAGAGTCTGCCATGTGGAATAAAGATCAAGATGACAGGATTCAAGGAGGATTTAACCAGGACCCACACAACAGAGGAGGTTTCAATACCAACAATCGAGGACAGGGTAATTTTGACCAGGATGATCGAGATATGAGGAActatgatgaaaatgaaaggatTCAACAGGACAGTGGCAGAGGCCGTGGCAGTTTTGATATGAGAGGTAGAGGTCGTGGAAACTTTGACCAAGGTGGCAGAGGTTATGACCATGGCAGTAGAGGTTGGGGAGACTTAGACCAAACAGGGAGAAATCCTGGTAATTTTAACCAAAGTGATAGAGGTTTTGGAGactatgaaaacaacaacaaaggtcGAGGAGGTTTTAACCAAAGTGGCAGAGGCCGTGGAGGCTTTGAACACAGTGAAAGGGGCTGGGGTAACTTCGACCAAGATGGTAGAGGTATGGGAGGCTTTGACCAAGACAGTAGAGGTCGTGGAAACTTTAACCAGCGTGGGCGTGGAGGATTCGACCAAGGTGGGAGAGGCACTCCTGGAGGCTTTGACCAAGGAGAGAGAGGCTCCAATTTCTTTGACCAGAGTGGAAAAGGTCGGGGTGAAAGGGGTCCTTTTGACCATGAAAGAAGCCAGGAAGGATTTGATCAAGGGAGAAGAGGCCCTGGAGACTTTGACATGGGCGCAAGAGGTCGGGGAGGCTTTGACCAAGGggcaagaggaggacgaggaggcttCGATCAAGGAGGGAGAGGCCGTGGGAATTCAAACTTCAACAACCAGGACCATTCAAACTTTGGCCGAGGGAGAGACTTTGGTCAGAGGGGAGGGAACCAGTTTGGTCCAGGCCGGGGAGGAAGCAGTGGCATGCCAGACCAATCTATGCATGATGGTCCTACTGATGCATTTGGAGAAAACAAGCCCAATGCAGGTCAGGGCTGGAATAACAACACAGACAG ATGGCAAGGAAACAACCCACCATGGGGACCTGGAGGGAGGGGTGGCTTTAGTGGACCTG GTAACAGAGGCCGTGGCAGTGGCCGCTGGGATGGCCGTGATGAAGGTGGCCAAGGAAGGAATTCCAACATGGGCCCAAATAGGG GACAAGACCCTGCATGGTGGAACTCTGGGTCAAGGGAGAGCCTACTCGAACAGAACAGTGGGTCGCAGCTGACCGGGAAAG ATGACCAGCGGAAAGGGGACAAGAGCAGCTTTGGCTTCGGCATGAATGAGCCCAGCACCATCCCAGGTCTGGACCTCCCAGACACCCAGGCTCCCACGGAGAACAAGAACATGACGCCAAACCAGAAGAATCCCGTGTCAGCCAAGACAGTGTTCCATgaccaggaggatgagaagaTTG ATGTTAAACTTGGTGCTGAACGCCTCCACATTGGACCAATTGGTGTACCACACAGCAAGGAAAAATTTACACTACCAGAAGATTGGTACGATGACGAGGAAGAAAATGAACACAAGGAcacagagaataaagaagaggcgAGTAGAACAGAGGAGCCCGTTCATTCAGAAAACAAGAAAGacgag CCATTTGAACAAGGCTTTAAGGGTCAACAGAATGCAGGTTTTGGAATGCCTGACAGAGACATGCAGCAAGGGCCATGGCAAGGGGACAGGAGAGACAGACCG ATGTATGGCCAAGATTTTGAAGGCCAACAGAAACCAGGTTTTGGAATGCCAGACAGAGACATGCATTCACCATGGCAAGGGGATAATCGAGACCGGCCG CCATTTAGACAGGGCCCAATGGATCCTCAGCGTCCCAACAGACCAGAGTCTAATCCAAGGGCACCAGACACTGTGATGCATGAACGCTGGGG cAATCGAGAGGAAGACCCCAGACAAGAGCGCTTCCCAAGGGATGCAGGTCCAAAAGGCCGCTGGGGTGAAGGGTATGACAGGCATTGGGATGACCGTTATCCAGGAAGAGGTGGTCCCGATGACCGATATAGAGATGATCCTTACTACAATAGGTGGGATAATTATGGTGATCGAAGAGGCCAAGAACCCTTATGGAGGGACGAACGTGATCCTTACTATGAGGACCGCTACGGGAGAGGGTCAAAAGATTATTATGATTGGCCACCTCGTGACAGGGATTATTATGACCGAGAGAGAGATCGCTTTTATCAAGATGGCAGGGGTCCAAGAGGGTCCTTTGAGAGGAATGAACCAAGCTTTGGCACAGAACCCCGGAATTTCCATGAGAGAGATCGAAGAAATAGCTTtgacagagagggaagggaattttTCGACAGAGACAGAAGGGATCCATATTATCGAGGTGATCGAGATGACTTTGGGAGAGATTCTCGGGACTGGAGTGCACAGGCTGTAGAAAACCGAACAGTTGTTGACTATGGACACAGTGGACCAGGTTCAG GAGGGATGAAAATGCCACCAAGTGAGGCATCACCTTTTGGAATGGGAGCTGATATGCCAAAACAG GGACAGGCTAACATACCAGAGCATGTAAGAAGAGACCCTAGCTTCAGAATGGGAAGTGACGACAGAAGAGACAACCGGAGACTTGAGAATTCCCCAAGACCCCCTAATTTAGATCGCAGCCATAGCAGATCCCCATCTAAAAGTAGCAGCAG TAAGCAGATGAAGCCCTCAGAAAGTGGGCACACACCACCTCTGAATCAAGCATCCAAGGAGCAAGATGAGATTGGGGACGTGGTGACTATTGAGGATCTGGTTTCGGTCCCTGGGAGGTTTATGAGGCCTCCCAAGATGGTGATCATTTTAAGAGGACCTCCAGGCTCAGGCAAGACAACATTAGCCAAGATGATAAAG gATAGGGAGGTTGAGAATGGTGGTAATCCACCAAGGATTCTCTGCCTTGATGACTATTTCATGGTTGAAACGGAAAAAATGACCACTGATCCAGATACTGGAAGAAAAGTGAAGACGAAG aTTATGGAGTATGAGTTTGAGCCAGAGTTGGAGGAAAGCTATCGAATGTCGCTAATTAAATCCTTCAAGCGGCAAGTTGACGATGGCTTCTTCCCATTCATCATTGTGGACTGCATTCACAACAAAGTGAAACACTTTGCTGAAATGGCTACCCATGCCAAGAAATGTAATTTTGAG gTATATATTGGTGAACTAGAGGTAGATCAGAGTATCTGCCACAGAAGAAACACTCATAACCACTCCAGAGAACACATCCAGAACATTATTCGCCAGTGGGAGAAGACGCCTGCATCGTATACACGAGTAGATCTGACTCCATTCATTCAAGATGCTGCTATTGAAGAG GTGGAAATGGAAGATTCCATGGAACCAGCAGctacagataaagagaaaaaagaagatgtagaagatgaagatgaggacaAGGAAGCCTTCAAAAAGGTATGTCACTCAGGTGCTGCCCTCGAAAACCATAGAACTGGTAACCATCACAATGTTAGCAAACGATTAAATCCTCCTCAAGTTAAAAATATGGCCTATAACCAGAGCAATTCATCTGGGAGTGCCAAGAAGCCTGGCTCTGGACAAAGATCCTCTGGAGCAATAGAAAACAAGCAAAGTAATTTAAATAAGTGGGTTAATCAGCCTGTTCCCCAAAAGTCTGATAgtctcagccagcaaggagttgGGAAAATAGGTCCATCACAAAATGAGAatagtaaaaaggataaaaaccaAGTAAAACCTAACCAGGTTGATAAAAAGCAGGGTGTAGTAAATCCTGCACAAAGCGAAGCCAGTGCTAAAGACCAGGGGAAACAGGAGAGCACCTCAGTGAAAAAGGAGCCAGAAAGAAGTGGAAATGTGCTGCAGAAGACAGGAAAGGGTGGGGATAAGAGAAATTCTATCCAAGCAGGTAGTCAGCAGGTAGGAGGTCAGCGAGTTGCAGGTCAAATGGGAGCCATGAGCTGGGCCTTAGGGAACCAGTCTGTCAGCTGGGGTGGGCTGGCAAGAGGGTTTAGCTGGAGTGCAGCCAGGTTGAGTGGGGTCAGCTGGGGCATGATGGGGGGTGCTACtccaagaggaggaaggggaggtggggttaGCTGGGGCACAGCCGGAAGAGGTAGGTTGAGTTGA